A portion of the Mycobacterium paraseoulense genome contains these proteins:
- a CDS encoding S9 family peptidase translates to MTEALAGNRDAPPIAPVAKRQETRREHHGDVFIDPYEWLRDKSNPDVIAYLDAENGYVDAMTADLEPLRQQIFDEIKARTKETDLSVPTRQGDWWYYARTFEGKQYRVQCRCPVGDPDDWDPPILEEDTEIPGEQILLDSNAEAHGHEFFALGAATVSLDGNLLAYSVDVVGDERYTLRFKDLRTGELYGDEIADIGAGATWAADNRTVYYLTLDAAHRPDKVWRYRVGSGEPSELVYHEADERFWLGVGLTRSEAYIFIASGSSITSEYRYADAADPHARFTVVLPRREGIEYAVEHAVVGGQDRFLILHNDDAVNFTLTEAPVSDPTRQRTLIPHCDDVRLDGVDAFARHLVVSYRREALPRLQVWDIDAAGNYAEPEEITFDSELMCAAPAGNPNWDAPKLRIRAGSLVVPARVYDVDFATGERTLLREQPVLGGYRTADYVERRDWAIADDGTRIPVSIVHRVGIEFPAPALLYGYGAYEMCTDPSFSIARLSLLDRGMVFAIAHVRGGGEMGRPWYEHGKLLEKKNTFTDFVAVARHLVDTGVTRPGQLVALGGSAGGLLMGAVANLAPDLFAGILAQVPFVDPLTTILDPSLPLTVTEWDEWGNPLEDKDVYFYMKSYSPYENVAARRYPAILAMTSLNDTRVYYVEPAKWVAALRHVNGNGSPVLLKTQMNAGHGGVSGRYKAWQETAFQYAWLLAVASGRRDGGGLEEGRGGGPEH, encoded by the coding sequence ATGACGGAAGCCCTCGCCGGCAACCGGGATGCGCCGCCGATAGCACCCGTCGCCAAGCGGCAGGAGACCCGACGCGAGCATCACGGCGACGTCTTCATCGATCCCTATGAATGGCTGCGCGACAAGTCCAACCCCGACGTCATCGCCTACCTCGATGCGGAGAACGGCTACGTCGACGCGATGACGGCTGATCTCGAACCGCTGCGCCAACAGATCTTCGATGAAATCAAGGCGCGCACCAAGGAGACCGACCTATCGGTGCCGACACGGCAGGGCGACTGGTGGTATTACGCCCGCACCTTCGAAGGTAAGCAGTATCGGGTCCAGTGCCGTTGTCCGGTGGGCGATCCCGATGACTGGGATCCGCCGATCCTGGAAGAGGACACCGAGATTCCCGGCGAGCAGATCCTGCTCGACTCGAACGCCGAGGCCCACGGCCACGAATTCTTCGCGCTCGGTGCCGCCACCGTCAGCCTGGACGGAAATCTGCTGGCCTATTCCGTCGATGTCGTCGGCGACGAACGCTATACGTTGCGTTTCAAGGACTTGCGCACCGGCGAGCTGTATGGCGACGAGATCGCCGACATTGGGGCGGGGGCGACCTGGGCTGCCGACAACCGCACGGTGTACTACCTGACTCTGGATGCGGCCCACCGCCCCGACAAGGTCTGGCGCTACCGCGTGGGCTCCGGCGAGCCGTCGGAACTGGTGTATCACGAGGCAGACGAACGGTTTTGGCTTGGCGTGGGGCTCACGCGTAGCGAGGCCTACATTTTCATCGCATCGGGTTCGTCCATCACCTCCGAGTACCGGTACGCCGACGCCGCCGATCCGCACGCACGGTTCACCGTCGTGCTGCCACGGCGCGAAGGCATCGAGTACGCGGTCGAGCACGCGGTGGTCGGCGGCCAGGACCGATTCCTGATTCTGCACAACGACGACGCGGTCAACTTCACGCTGACCGAAGCGCCGGTCAGCGACCCGACCCGGCAGCGCACCCTGATCCCGCACTGTGACGACGTGCGGCTCGACGGCGTGGACGCCTTCGCCCGCCATCTGGTGGTCAGCTACCGGCGAGAGGCGTTGCCTCGCCTGCAGGTGTGGGACATCGATGCCGCGGGGAACTACGCCGAGCCCGAGGAGATTACGTTCGACTCCGAGTTGATGTGCGCCGCCCCCGCCGGTAACCCCAACTGGGACGCGCCCAAGCTGCGGATCAGGGCGGGGTCGCTCGTCGTCCCGGCCCGGGTGTACGACGTCGACTTCGCCACCGGCGAACGCACCTTGCTGCGCGAGCAGCCTGTGCTGGGCGGTTACCGCACCGCCGACTACGTCGAGCGGCGTGATTGGGCGATTGCCGACGACGGCACCCGCATCCCGGTGTCCATCGTGCATCGCGTCGGTATCGAATTTCCGGCGCCCGCGCTGCTTTACGGCTACGGCGCCTACGAGATGTGCACCGATCCCAGCTTTTCCATCGCTCGGCTGTCGCTGCTGGACCGCGGCATGGTGTTCGCCATCGCCCACGTCCGCGGCGGCGGTGAGATGGGCCGGCCGTGGTATGAGCACGGCAAGCTGCTAGAGAAGAAGAACACCTTCACCGACTTCGTCGCGGTGGCAAGGCACTTGGTCGACACCGGCGTCACCCGGCCCGGGCAACTGGTGGCGTTGGGTGGCAGCGCGGGCGGCCTGCTGATGGGTGCCGTCGCCAACCTGGCGCCGGATCTCTTCGCCGGGATCCTTGCGCAGGTCCCGTTCGTGGACCCACTGACCACCATCCTCGATCCCTCGTTGCCGCTGACCGTGACCGAATGGGACGAATGGGGAAACCCGTTGGAGGACAAGGACGTCTACTTTTACATGAAGTCCTATTCGCCGTATGAGAACGTTGCGGCCAGGCGGTATCCGGCCATTCTGGCGATGACTTCGCTCAACGACACCAGGGTCTACTACGTGGAGCCCGCCAAGTGGGTGGCCGCGTTGCGGCACGTCAACGGAAACGGCAGTCCGGTCCTGCTCAAGACCCAGATGAACGCCGGGCACGGCGGCGTCAGTGGTCGCTACAAGGCCTGGCAGGAAACCGCATTCCAGTACGCGTGGCTGCTGGCTGTCGCCTCAGGCCGCCGCGATGGCGGCGGCCTGGAAGAAGGTCGCGGAGGCGGTCCGGAGCACTGA